The proteins below come from a single Mycolicibacterium sp. TY81 genomic window:
- a CDS encoding FAD-dependent oxidoreductase, which yields MAVTGPPEGCHLTSLWLADREMSPSSSPAPKSTDMASPADVVVIGAGITGLTTAVLLARAGKNVTVVEARHVGAGTTGNTTGKLSVLQGSKLARIAAKHNADVLRDYVRGNAEGRDWLVRHCENHAIPWQAEPDHAYAQTFSGAATARDTFSACQEAGLTQAQWVDSADVPFPFHGGVRLPEQAQLDPMPLLNSLAVELETHGGTLLQGVRALSVADDGLLRVALQATHPMVDTAGSHMSVTAHRCILATGTPILDRGGFFARLTAKRSYCLAFDVAREATGGMFISVDSPTRSVRYAPSSSGEKLIVGGAGHPVGRGHAPAHDVAELAKWAELHYPGAHPTHFWSAQDYSPIDELPYVGPLLPGYEKIRVATGFDKWGLTNGVAAALVLAAQMLGGHIEWARAFDSWSPHELRGMTAALRANLEVGLNLAKGWITPIATSPDGLCEGGGVVSGLPWQLRADSLVDGKQHTVSAICPHLGGVVRWNDADRAWECPLHGSRFAPDGRLLEGPATRGLAAKTRAR from the coding sequence ATGGCGGTGACCGGACCTCCCGAAGGTTGCCACCTGACCTCGTTGTGGTTGGCCGACCGTGAGATGTCGCCGTCCTCGTCGCCGGCGCCGAAGTCGACCGACATGGCGTCTCCCGCCGACGTGGTCGTGATCGGCGCCGGCATCACCGGGCTGACCACTGCCGTGCTCCTGGCCCGGGCGGGTAAGAACGTCACGGTCGTCGAGGCACGGCATGTGGGCGCCGGCACAACGGGCAACACCACCGGCAAATTGAGCGTGCTGCAGGGCAGCAAGCTGGCGCGCATCGCCGCCAAGCACAACGCGGATGTGTTGCGCGACTATGTCCGCGGCAACGCCGAGGGGCGTGACTGGCTGGTGCGGCATTGCGAGAACCACGCGATCCCGTGGCAGGCCGAACCCGACCATGCCTACGCCCAGACATTCTCCGGCGCTGCCACCGCGCGCGATACGTTCAGCGCCTGCCAGGAAGCGGGATTGACGCAAGCACAGTGGGTCGACTCCGCCGATGTGCCGTTCCCGTTCCATGGCGGCGTGCGGCTACCTGAACAGGCACAGCTCGATCCCATGCCCCTGCTGAACAGTCTGGCGGTGGAACTCGAAACCCACGGCGGCACGCTGTTACAGGGTGTCCGCGCGCTGTCGGTGGCCGACGACGGATTGCTTCGCGTGGCGTTGCAGGCAACACATCCGATGGTCGATACCGCCGGGTCCCACATGTCGGTCACCGCGCACCGGTGCATCCTGGCGACGGGAACGCCGATCCTGGATCGCGGCGGCTTCTTCGCCCGGCTGACGGCGAAACGCTCCTACTGCTTGGCATTCGACGTTGCGCGCGAGGCGACGGGCGGCATGTTCATCTCGGTCGATTCACCCACCCGGTCGGTGCGCTACGCGCCGTCCTCGAGCGGCGAGAAACTCATCGTCGGCGGCGCCGGCCATCCGGTTGGCCGTGGCCACGCACCCGCCCATGACGTGGCCGAGCTCGCCAAGTGGGCGGAACTGCACTATCCCGGTGCCCACCCGACGCACTTCTGGTCGGCCCAGGACTATTCGCCCATCGACGAGTTGCCGTACGTCGGACCACTACTCCCGGGCTACGAAAAAATCCGGGTGGCAACGGGTTTCGACAAGTGGGGGCTGACCAACGGCGTCGCGGCGGCGCTGGTCCTGGCCGCGCAGATGCTCGGCGGCCACATCGAGTGGGCTCGCGCGTTCGACAGTTGGAGTCCGCACGAGCTGCGCGGGATGACCGCCGCCCTGCGCGCGAATCTCGAGGTCGGACTCAATCTGGCCAAAGGCTGGATCACGCCGATCGCCACGTCGCCGGATGGCCTCTGCGAAGGCGGCGGGGTGGTCAGCGGGCTCCCGTGGCAGCTACGCGCCGACAGCCTGGTCGACGGGAAGCAACACACCGTGTCGGCGATCTGTCCGCACCTGGGCGGCGTGGTGCGATGGAACGACGCCGACCGGGCCTGGGAGTGTCCGCTGCACGGCTCGCGGTTCGCACCGGACGGGCGGCTCCTGGAAGGGCCCGCCACCCGAGGTCTCGCGGCGAAAACCCGGGCACGATAA
- a CDS encoding heme-binding protein: MTLSTRLAGLIPVLAAVPVCLSLVTPATAVAETDCSPESVANTVSSATGAASNYLTAHPDANQVVVASYSQPRPVASANLRAYFTAHPQQYQDLRGILAPIGDTQQRCNVTVLSPEMASAYAEFMAG, translated from the coding sequence ATGACGCTTTCAACTCGACTCGCGGGCCTGATCCCGGTACTGGCCGCCGTACCGGTGTGTCTGAGCCTGGTCACCCCCGCGACGGCCGTCGCAGAAACCGACTGCAGCCCGGAATCTGTTGCGAACACCGTCAGTTCGGCCACCGGCGCGGCGAGCAACTACCTGACAGCGCATCCGGATGCCAATCAGGTTGTGGTGGCGTCGTATTCGCAGCCGCGGCCGGTGGCGTCGGCCAATCTCCGGGCCTACTTCACGGCCCACCCCCAGCAGTACCAGGACCTGCGCGGAATTCTGGCGCCGATCGGTGACACTCAGCAGCGGTGCAACGTGACGGTGCTGTCACCCGAAATGGCCTCCGCCTACGCCGAATTCATGGCCGGCTAA